From Zea mays cultivar B73 chromosome 3, Zm-B73-REFERENCE-NAM-5.0, whole genome shotgun sequence:
CAACTAGCACAAATATCAATCTCCCTCTACTATCAGCCGCCAGCAGTCCTCATTCTTCcccttctccctctccctccctgcaGTCCTCACCCATTCTCTCAGCCGCCAGCAGTCCTCCATCTTCCtcttctccctctccctccccgcaGCTCTCCTCCCTCCCCGCAGCTCCTTTCTCCCTGCACGCCGCCGCCTGAGATAGGGAGGAAACGCGCCGCTGAGACCGCACCCACGCTCTGCGTGCTGCCATACCCACGCTTAGCTTCCCCCAAGCGTCGCCGCGAGGACGCCTTACACGCCGGGGAGCAAGGCGAGGTGGACACCTCACCCTGGCAGCACGCTTTACCGCTTAGCGACGCCTTAATAAGGATGGACCTATAGTAGTCAAATTGATGTTGTCCTTACAAGAGAGGATAAACGAGCATGCTGAGCATGCTTTAATTGCAAGGTGATACCTGGAGAATGTGTTgtcttttttttctcgaaagcgcaggagaaTTGCGCCTCATAATATATTAAGAAGAGGTGGAGAATGTGTTGTCTCTCAACATAAGCTTGTGGTGGCGATCTTTCATTTTTAGATGCATGTCTTAGGAATAAACAAGGCAAGATTGCGAGAACTAAGTGGTGAAAAGTGAAAACTAAAAAGGGAGACGTCAAAAGTCTTCCAAGGAAAAGGGTCATTGAAGAGGGCACTTAGAAGAAAGAAGAAGCAAACAACATGTGGGGGAGATGGGAACATGCTTTCGGAAGGTGGCCTCAGAGGTGTGGAGCAACCAAAAGGAGTGGAGGCGAAGCTAAAGACTTGGTAGTGAAACAAGTACAAAGTGCTATTAAGGAGACGAAAGAATATTATAAATGAGTGTACCATGATAAGAGTGTGGACAACATAGAGAAGTACATGGTAGCAAAGAAGACCATAAAGTGAGTGTTAAGTGTGGCAAAGATGTGACTCTAGAGTCTCCTGCCACAACTCTAGTTTCCTATTTACTTTTGCACGACTTTTATCAATTAGCACTACATTGTCCACAAAAACCATACATCAAGGGATGgcccttgtatgtcccttgtgacctcatccaCCACCAAGGCAAAAAGGTAAGGGATCAAAGTTGACCCTTAATGTAGTCTTATTCTAACCGGGAAGTCATCAATGTCCTTATCACTTGTTCGAATACTAGTCACAACATTGTTGTACATATCCTTCATGAGTTTAAcgtatgttggggcgaaggcgtaaCACCCCCCTCGCTCGATCGTCTCCACAGCAGAAGCGGAATGCGACGGAGGGAAAGCAAGAGCAAGCGAAGACTGGAGGAGCGAGAGCCCCATGACGGAGGGAGCATACGGAACGGGCGAAGGCTTTGGCATTTCTCGTCGCAGCCAGGAATGGCGAAGGCCTCCACGGCTACAGAAGGCTGGGCGCATGGAGCGCGAAGACTACGTGTCGTTACCCGAGCGTTATTGTAATGGGGGGCCCGTGTGAAACTGCCCCGTGCCGCAGGGTCCCACTTGTAAGCCACTGTGTAGGCAGAGTTGTTAGTGTGTCCGTCCATGGGTGTACTTAATCACGTTGTAATGACCCGTGATAACCCCTAGgaggggaatattccggggataacgtaGCTAACCAGGGGCATAACTGTATTTGATAGGGTGGAACCGTCCcctggttacctataaatacccttgtACAGCACCATTGCGGGGGACGGAAAAAAACAATGTTGCTCTAATACATTGTGTTAGCAGGCATCAAATTGTTTTCGTTCTCCCACTGTTTGAGCTAGCTTGACCACATGTCGGCCAGTTCCAACAACGTACTTCAATGAAACTTTATGCTTGTCGAAAGCCCATAACATAACATTTATTGGTATTTTGTCATGAGCCTTCTACAAGCCAATGAAAACCATGTGTACGTCCTTATTTTGCTCCCTATAATCCCTATATTGCTCCATCACTTGTCTTATTAAGAAAATGGCTTCTATGGTTGATCTTTCGAGCATGGAAGTCAGGCAAAGAAGAACATAAAGTCGAGCAAGGAAGACCATAAAGTGAGTGTTAAATGTGGCAAAGAGTTGTAGAACTAAAACCAAGATGTGACTTCGGCATTACTACACCAAGGAAGATGTTAGTTTGAAAGGTCAGGTAGTGCCCACAAAGCAAATCTTTCGGTATTTAGGATCAATGCTACAAAGAGATAgaatattgatgaagatgttagccatagaatcaaagcaGGCTGGAGGAAGTGGCACCAAGCATCTAGCATTCTATGTGACAAGAGTACCACAAAAGCTAAAAGGCAAGTTTTATAAGACTACGATTAGACCTGCTATGTTGTATGGTGCAGAATGTTGGCCTAAAAAAGACATCATGTTCAAGAGATAAGTGTTGTGAAAAGTGTATGTTGCGTTGAATTTATGGTCATACAAGAAGGAATCAAGTCCAAAACAATAAGATATGTAATAGGCTAGAATATGCACCAATTGAAGAAAAAAAAAGCTTGTCCAAAACCAATGGAGATGGCTTGGACATGTCCAACGGAGACCTCCAGAGGCACCAATGCGTAGTGGGATCTAAGGCGCAATAGTGATGGGAGGAGGCAGGAGAAGGCCGAACTTGACATGGGAAGAAGCGGTAAAGAGACTCGAAAGGATGGAATGTACCCAAAGATTTAACCTTGGATAGAAGTGAATGAAAAACAGCTATCGACGTGCCTGAACCTTGATTTGTGGTTTTAACTCTAGCCTActacaacttgcttgggactggtTTTATCGTTGTTGTTGATGCTATCAGTACATGGTAACCCTGCTTTTGACAAGCAATATGTTTATACAGTGCAAAAAATAGAATCACTTTTCACCACGACAAGATTATGAACTATAAACTATAAACGAATTGTTCCTTCTTCTTAAAATAAGAATAAGAAACAACTGCAATATGAAACAGATAGTACAAAACCCTAAGCGACTTTTTGTGTAATAATTGTATATATAGCTATATACTGGTAACTGTCTTACCAGTCAGGTTTTTAGAAATCAGTCACCTCTTGGATTGTAAAGAATCAAGACTTTCCAGTTAAGGGTCATATAGAAAGGAAAAAAAACTAAATGCTGCAGGGTGTTCACCAGATCCAGGTAACTAATTGATCAGCGCTATATATAATGGCTACTTATAAGTTTGAAATGTGTTTCTATCATTACATTTTCTCGTGTTGGGGTGGGATAGGGGGAGCATGATAATTTGGGGAAAATGTATGTTCCAAAGAGGATAAGCATACCTATGTTCAATATTGGACCTGCGGTCTGATAATTCCTTATCCTTATGATGAGGTTTATCTGTTCCAAAGAAGACAATAGCTTTCTAATCAAGATCCATGAGTACAAAAGGATTGTATCTCATTTTCTAATTTCAGGACAACCATGATTTTATAGAAACTTGAATAAATTATGCTACCTGCTTTAGAGGTTTCATGAGGGCAAACATCACCAAGCTCTCTACGTTTTTTAAGGATTTGTGCGCGCATCCTGTTATCAAAATCCTCTTCATTCTCGTCTTCAGGAAAATCATCAGATAATGGAGCATTATCTTGCTCCCTTGATTCAACTTTCTTTGAGATCAAAGCATCCCTGACAGTTTGAACAGTAACCTTTTTCATCTCCTCTTGCTCCTTGGACTGCAAAATGTGAGTAAGCACAATGCCATTCAAATTTGGCAGAGCATAACAAGTTACAGCAGGTAACACTATAATTGAAAAAACTGACCAGATAAAAAGATGCAGATCGCACCCTAAACCAACTAAGGGGATGCCTGCCCACAAGAAGTTCACCCAGCAAACAGGACTTAAGTACCAAGAAAGTGTGATATAGAGGGTGTTTGGTTCTTGTGTATTCTCAGAATCCTGATTCTTCTCGATTATCTCCCGTTAGCAGGGATCCGCAGCATAGCACAGATAACCATTATCTGGTGCAAGAATGAGTTAAGTTTGGTTTTTTACTAGATATTCTGCACAGTATTATCAGAATCTCATGAAACCAAACACTGATGTAGCAGACTGCAAAGTTCAACATAGCCTAGCTGCTACCTGGATAAGGTTGTCCTGTCATTTTCAACATGATATATTCACTAGCTAAATATTTGTTCACCTGGTCAACATTTTTATCacaaaaaagagaaaaatacCAGCTGGCTAAAGTAAAAGATACATATAAAATCCTAAACCAACCCAATACTAGAGGCTGTAAAATTAATGAGCAGAACAAAGATGACTTATATAGAAGAAAAAAAGGCAAGATGGTATGTGTAATGATGTGGCAGAGACAGCACCATTCTAGATAGCATAGTTGCCGACTGGATAGGGTATTGTCTTCTTGTTTTCAGCATGGCATGTTCACCAGCAAAAGTTTGCTTAATAGTTAATATGATGCTGagtgaaagggcctctagctgagttggttaggtggtctgagtctcAGGTCATGGGTTCGACTCCttgtgggagcgaatttcagactgtggttaaaaaaatcctctCGTCTGTCAcatgccaaagcacaggtctagtCCCGGTCATTTCTCACGTGGGCTACGGTGTcgttgtgtatgggtggggcaggggtcAGGAGGCTCTTAACCCCCGCAGGTCAAGTTAGTATGATGCTGAACATTTTTTCCATCACAAGTGATAAAACTCACCAACTGTACATCCTCCGGTTCCCCTTTAAGAAAACGGGGATCGTCCAACACATCATGAATACTTTTTATTTTGGCCTGAACAGAGGTAGCTGCTtcattctcctcctcttctacttCATCACCAAACGAGAGGACGTTAAGTTGCCTGAAAGATTAACAACTTTGGTCAAAACTACTCCAACATGCATTGCACGGTCATCCTAAGAACAGTGTGGAGGAAACTACTTACTTAACTGCCTTCTTCTTGGGTTTCACCTCAGCATCAGCCTTAGCAACAGATTCAGCCTTCTTAAGTTGCCTTGGAACAATATCCTCAAATGGGTCCCAGAGAACCTACAGAAACAGAAAAAGGAACCAGAAGAGTAAATTAGTTGGGATTGACAAGTAATGGAGAAACTATAAGGTAGGTTATATATCACCCAATGACCCAAGTAAAATATGGGTAACTATCATAATTTGAAATAAACACAAAATATGACATTTCATAATAGGCACCTCGACTGAAAGAATCTTCTGCACGTACACAGGTCGATCATCCTTATCAGTCTCAACGTCGGCCAAGGAAAGAAGGTTGAAAATAGAATCACCAGTAACCTGCAAAAAAACATGTAGCCAACCATGATAATTCCAAAGGAACGGCACACTGTACCATGACATGCACTGAAAGAAGCTCTCGAGTCTCGAGCTAGACCACATTACCTTCCCAAAGATGGTGTTCTTCTTATCAAGCCAATCACAACGGTCAAGGGTGATAAAGAATTGGCTCCCATTAGAATGAGATGTACCAGCATTGGCACAAGCCACTAAACCCCTGTGGTTAAACCTCAGCCGCGAGTGGAACTCATCCGCAAATGGAGCCCCATAGATGCTCTCACCCCCTGCAGGAGTGAAACCAAAAGGATGTCATCAGCTCCAAATCGAAGCACTTCACCCCCCACCACCCCTCAAACCCACGACAAAACGCCACAGCCTTATTTAACAAAACAATCAGATGATGTCACTCAGGCGTGAATACATCAAATTTGAGATATTAGTAATCTGATCGAGATCTACGAATCAATTCAGTAAACATCAGCATCATGGTGTGGAATCAGAAACCCTAGATACGTACAGGTAGGTATGCTCAAGGGCGAGGGGGGGCGGTCGATTGGGTTCGTACCAGTGCCGGAGCCAGTGGGGTCGCCACCCTGAACGAGGAAATTCTTGATGACGCGGTGGAAGAGGGTGCCGTCGTAGTAGCCCTCGAGGCAGAGCTGCACGAAGTTGCGCGCCGCCTTGGGGGCCTCCTTGGGCCACAGCTCGATATCGAGCGGGCCGGCCGTCGTCTGCACCACCACCTTCCCCTTCGTCGGGGGCTCAAGCACGTATACCGAAGACATCCTGCCTCactcctgccgccgccgccgctgctctACCTCGCGCGCGCGTGCTCCCTTCCCTTTGGAACGGTCTAGGCGTCGGTCGGACCTCCGGCCGGGCGTGGCGGAGCTTTTTCGGAAGTCAGGTACGCCCAAGCCCAACACTGGGCTTCACCCCGAATCATGCAATTGGGCTTCAAGTTTTACTAGGAACGTGCCCGTGCGATGCAACGGAACACAAATTGCGACCCTTCACGGTACAGAGATTTGTTTGTTTGGGTTAAAAAAATATTTAATCCCTTAAAAAATACTCCACCGACTGTACTTCATTTTTTCTTGCATCGATGGTACAGAGATTTCTCTGCTGGTCTTTCTTCCTCGCGGGGTAAATTCCAGGAATCTTAGATCTAAAAGCTTGAATTTGATCCTTAGATTTTTTTATGTCAGTATATTCTCTCTTCTTATTTTTATGTGTTGATTTAATCCATGTTAGGTATATTTTGCAAGTCTAGCTTCTAGATAGATATGGATTGAATCGATTTTGACTTTTTTAAACACTAAACAGGATTCCATTAAACACTTGTGCCTGGCATATCACCGGTCACCAGCAAAGCTACAGAATCTGGCACACGATCGAGCCGCCACAACAGCGGACCATCCAAACAGTTCAAGCCAATGGCCGCCAGAGTATCAGCTACAACATTACAAAATCTGGGTACATAAAGGTTTTAATCTCCTCCATCAGAACTCATAGCACAGACCTATCAACACTTGAGTTAGACAGCGCTTCGGCTAGAACAGCTGCATCAGTCTCCAAAATAACATTTCTGATTCCCAGAACAGCTGCATACTACAAGAGAAAATGTAGAGCTGACAGCAGAGCATATGCAGAACCTGCTCCTGCTGCTACAACTATACCAATATGATTTCTGATTACAAAGCCCCATCTGGCATTTTTAGAAGTAGGAGTAAAAGCACCGTCACAGTTAATCTTGTACACATCTTTGGGAGGAGCCCTCCATTTTGGCTTTCTAGATGATATAGTAGGAAGCTTGCACAAGTGTGTTGCCTTTGTCCATGCCTGAAAATGGAAGAAAACACCATTAATCACTTCTTGCGCCGATTTTCTCCTTTCACCGAAAATGATCTTATTACGTGCAGACCACCGGGACCATAAGAATAAAATTATTTTGCATTGTCAATCATTGTCAAAATTCCAGATTTTATGCAGCACTGCCTGAGGAGAATTCTTTCTCATTAACGGCTAGTttgacaacttcattttcctgagGGATTTACCTTaggaaaatgaaaatcccttggAAAAATAGAGTGGTCAAGCTAGCCCTAAAATGATTCTTTTATCCTCCATGTTTAGCAGTTGCCAGCCTTGCCTCCTTGCATTTAAAAAATAGATGATTTGGATCTTCATCAAACCTTGAGCACATTGGGCAAAGAGTGTCCAGATCCCCTCCCCTCATTACTATATTCCGCTTCACCTGCAAAGCATTGTGAGCCATGCGCCATACAAACATTTTGACTTTATTCAGGACATCCATTTTCCATATCCTACCCCAATCAAATGCATTCTCTTTAGAATCTGAGGTGGAAGCATCATTATTATCTAGGTGACATCTGATTTTTGTGCTTAGGACATATGCAGATTTAACTGGCTTCAATATACTAACGAATGGCTCAACCGTAGGTACAATTGAGGAAACACTAATGGTGCTGAAAATAGAACCTTGCAAAAAGTTATACTATATAATCAGAAACTTGTGCATGAACAAGAGGCTGAAACGGAACTTACAGAGCTTGTGAATATAATTGACTCAGTTTTTCGTAGAGCAGTGTTCCTGTCTGAGCATAAATAGAAAGTCAGCGTCAGGACTAAAAGTAAAATGTGTGCTGATATTTAATTAACAAACTATAGAATAAACAAACTAAACGGAGAGAAAAAGTAAAAAAAAACTACCTTCATCAATGTCTTCTTTCTTCCCAGCAAAGATCTAAGTGCCGCATGGATTTCCTGTATTTTCTCAGCACCGTCTTCTAATCTTGTTTCTGTATAGAGGGGCAATAGCATAAGTTACCCATCCAAAATGCATTTAGGTTTAACAAGCAATTTAGCTAAAATCAAAACGCAAGATATGCAGGCTGCAATTGAGTTTTCAAATTAGCTAACTTATCAAGTGGAGATCACTAATGTTTTCACAAAATGCTGAGTTTTGAAATTTCATGAAGTTCATTATTAACTGCTATGTTGGTGGCCACGACCACCTTCCTCTTAACAAGAGCCGGTTCAATTATCTTTGACTGAACTTCATTGGGAAGAGCACTATACACATGACAAATTATCAGCTCTGGTATGTCCCCACCGAATGGCTTCATCCTCTCATGGAGAGGCTCACAAGCATGATCGAGCTCTTCCTGGCCGGTCAGGAACAATAGGATATCTCCTTCGGGTTCAGTTAGATGGATCTGCAATACCATGATCAGTGCATCGTCGCTCTCTATCTATTTTTGTATATAGTATCTCAATTGGAAACGTTCTTCCATGAATCCAGAAAATATTGCAATCATGAAATTACCTTGAAGCTTAGGAGTGGGGACTGTGTGCCTGTGTCAGGTGGGAGCGCTAAAGAATGGGGAGACGCGCTCGCTGGGCAGTCGCTCGCCAGCTCATTGCTGAATCGCTGACGCAGTGACACCGAGCCGCTAAGGACCCGTCATTCGGACCCGTGAAGCAGGCTGACTATTATGGGAACAACTAAAAAAATAGAGTTCAGTTACTGGAAGTGTCTGCAGAAATACGTACAAACCAGTCAGAACCAAGAGCTACCTGTGCACCGCCATCTAACAGTGATTGAAATGTGTAGGAGCTTTGCTCAGCCCTTTCCACCCTAATCTTGCTTCCAGCACGATTGGCATCATCTAATAGATGATCTGGCTGTCAACAGTAAAGGAGATACTTGAACTTGGAGATTTTTAAAAGGAATTCAGAAAAGGGTTTTCAATTCACAATCTGCTTTGTAAAGCATAAAGACGAATATACAGTAGCAATGGAATGAAATATTTGGCCTGCACAGATGCAATGATACCATGCTTGCCAAAGCGGTTTGCTGCGCCTGGAGCCAGATGTTGAGCATGCTCAATCTGATTCCATATGCAAATTTTCGATACAGATTCTAATTGTTTTACTGTGATGCTGCAATGCATTACCTATTTGTCCCCTGCAGATTTTCAATCTCGGCTATAAACCGAGCGAAGCAACGGACTCCATTACCACATAtctgaaaaataaaaaaaataatggATGAACCTTACTCTATGGGAACCATTCAGATTAACAGACTGTATTAAACATTTTCTGATTGTCCATAACCTAGAGATAAAAAAGGAAGCAACATAGTGAGATATTTATATCTACTTTTCTTTAGCAGTGCAAAAAAAGAAACATATATATCTCGTCCGTTTGTTTAGGATTGAAAACATGATAGCACTTCAATTGTTTAACAGCCAGAACATAGCAATATTGATTAACAGCCATTCAATACACAAAACTTACAGATCAGAATTTAATAAAACATAGCCCCAGTCCATGAGAGTGAGACATGTATGGTATACAGACTAAAAATCTGGTATGCCTGTGAAATAGTGAATATGATAAAGATACACCAAGTGACCTAAAATACTCTGATGGTGCTTAGATTGGTAGATGTCCCGATCTATAGCTAGACAAATTATAAGAGCTCAAGCTACCAAGTTGATTTGAAGGCTGAAATCtgcatcttcaagtatttgaagaACCTCACAAGTCACAACTACACATGGTAAACTTGCACCGACTTGGCAACAGAGACTGGAAAACGGTAACCCTCGAGTGCCATCGCACTATGCATAGCTTAGCACAATTTGGTGGCGGAGAAGAATGACTACCAATAAGAATTACGACAGCCTCAAAGATAACATTTACAATCGTGCTATAGAATTCAGTATAGTGATGAAATGGTGGAGACACACACACCTCTGGTTCGCTGCCATCAGAGTTGAAGATCCTCATGGTGTAGTCGGCACCATTGACCCCCGGCATGACGAAGATAACACCGTTGGCGCCAACGCCGAAGTTTCAGACGCACAGCTTCGCGGCCTCCTCGGGCGTCACCTTCGGCACCGACGAATCCCTATTGTCCACCTACGAATcgaaacatgaacaagcaaacaaaaCTTAAGTGTCTTCTATAGCAGAGCTTTCAAAAATCAGAACATCACGGATTGCACAAATTCTCGACGTGGGGTCACCACCCAAATGAACACTGCATGACGCGGAATAGTTGAAGAGAGTTGGGAAACGGAAACAGTCGCACCATTATGGCATTATGAAGTCGTTGCCGAGGCCCTGGTATTTGACAAAGTGGAGAGCGCGCTCCGACTCACGGCGCTCGAGAAACAAGGTGGCGGCGCCGGACCTGGGGGCAGACACTGCCATAGATGCGACGGCGCGATGTGGAGCAGCGAGGACCCCGCGTAGCGGAAGGCACACGCGACCGCGGGATGGAGCGGTAGGGTTGGGGACGGCGATGGAGATTGCGACCAACAGCATAATTTCAGTAGCTGAAGAGATTAAAAATACAACTTGTAGGGACCAGTTTCAGTTTCCAGTCTTACAATCAGCAAGGCGCTAAACGATGACATGGCTACTGAGCATATTTGATGTTCATACCCAAAACTGGCAATATGATAAGGAATACAGAGGCGAACAATAGAATATACCTTGTCGATCATGCCATCATCAATCACCGAACCACTTATGCTCTTGAACAGCTCGAATAGAGCCTCAACCTCAGTAACGCTGACTACAGAAGCAAAACAAAAGCACGTACTTAGCTAGATCTAGTGAGGGAAATTTAGAAATTACAGAAAACACAAGAATCATGCAGCATGCATCCAGTGCTCCTACACAGATATCTAGACGAAACATTTGGCATCTCCAATCCCATTCCAACAACGGCAATCATTGAAAACTAAATAAGAAAAAAAGAACTCACGCGAGTACCTCGTATGCGTATGGCAAGGAAGATTTTTTTGGAACCGTGGTGTCTCCATCTCTAGACTTCTTAAAAATAGTATTCCCAAGCTTGTAATTAGAATAATAGTATTATAACAGCTGGCTCTTTGTTCTTTTGCTATCCTCACAAATTTTAACAGCTCTAAACAGGCATCAACCGTAACCATGGAGCAAAACGGCTCTTCCATTCCTCTGTGTTTCACTCCCAGTTGCCGGCTCCCGGCTCTACCTCGTCGGCAATGGATCCTCCACCGTCGGACCCGACGTTGTTTGTCCAACCCCACGAGTTCGTCGCCAACCTCCATGGTGAACTCCGCAGAGCAGACAGTGGGCGGCTGGCCGCAGTAGCACCGGGCGGACCGGCGGAGTCGTTCCCGACGGCGGCCACGAACTCCGTAGCGGTGGAGACGCCTGCGCAGTAGGACGAGGTGATGGCAAACTGGCTGAGGTCCGGCCGTCCGGGCGGGAAGGATTCCACCATCAAGGAGGAACCTAAGAGGCTCGCTGGCGCTGTGGAGATGAGGTTCGTGAAGCTCTCAATGCAGGCCGTAGAGGCCGCCACGGACGAGAGGCAGAAGTCTGCTGCAGGCCTTGAGGCCTTCGCGGAGCCAGAGCCGGAGCCGCCGACGTCGTCCTCCTTGTCATCGGAGGACACCGGCCTGCTGCCGATGGCCTTCACAAGACCCCTCCGTCGCACCCGCCGGCCGCTCGCGCGGGAGAACCCAACCGCTCGCGCCAGATGCGAACGAGAGGTGTGTTGCCGATGGCGAGATCTACGGCGGGGACGGAGTTCGGGGTGGGGGAGGAAGGTGACGGGGCTGCGACCTGGGGTGCGTGCGCGCCGCCATGGCGAGATCTGCGGCGGGTGCGGGGGGGTGGTCTGGCGGATCACGGCGGTGGGGAGGAGGGTGAGGGGTCCGCGGGCGTTGATGGCGGCTGCGGGCGTATGCGGGATGCGCGGCTGGGGCGGCTGCGGGATGCGGATGCGCGCGCGGCAGAACGTGCGCCATGCGGTGTTGGACGCCTACACTACTaacataattagtagtagagataaCACCCGTGTAGTTTTGTTATCGTCACTGTTTTAAACCCGATTGCAGTGCCATCAACTCTCACGTGGcgtctaagggggtgtttgggaacaaagtttttctgcagttttggaagaatactgcagtattctcaaatactgcagtattatatacataatggtgtttggcaagctgggtaaaatctctgtttccaaaactgaagtattgcaaatactatagttgttttaaggcattctaaacttagctctggacctcagttttcaaaactgcggtattataaactacggtattgtcataactaaagtatagtatagtatttcaaaaactgtagttttcaaaaactttgttcccaaacagggcctaaatgaGTTTTCTCCCCTCTGCTCTCATGATCCCGTTCTTGAAAACGGATCCTAGGATGGTCTTCCACTCTGCCGCTCTCTTCCACTGCTCCCGGCAGCTCTTGGTTCACACTCGTCGGAAATGGAGGCGTTGCCTGACCCAACCGACCTTATCCCGCTCGACGAGATCGTTGCCGACATCCACTGAGTGCCCTCGCGCCAACCAACGCAAGTTTCTCCTCACTGTTGATGATGTAGACAACACCTGGTTGGAGGCACCAACATCATCTGATTCAGGGCATATTTGGTTTGTGGTTAAATgtgtcacactttgcctaaggttagtcgttcgaattgaataactaactttaggcagaaaagttaggcccaGGAGGCCAGGAACATGGTCACTTGGTAAGAGATTTCTATTTTAATTTACAGAACTATAATTCGTTCTTGCTATTTTACTGCATCTATCAGTCACTACTGGATTTAGGCAGAATTCAATTGGATTGCAGCAATGTTTACGAGGTATTTGTCGGGTACCTGAACCGGATATCTGAATAAGGCTCAAAAGGCCTCCCAAAGACGACCCACTATGACCGGACGGCCCACCTGTCGAACAACCTGGCGA
This genomic window contains:
- the LOC100282308 gene encoding peptidyl-prolyl isomerase CWC27: MSSVYVLEPPTKGKVVVQTTAGPLDIELWPKEAPKAARNFVQLCLEGYYDGTLFHRVIKNFLVQGGDPTGSGTGGESIYGAPFADEFHSRLRFNHRGLVACANAGTSHSNGSQFFITLDRCDWLDKKNTIFGKVTGDSIFNLLSLADVETDKDDRPVYVQKILSVEVLWDPFEDIVPRQLKKAESVAKADAEVKPKKKAVKQLNVLSFGDEVEEEENEAATSVQAKIKSIHDVLDDPRFLKGEPEDVQLSKEQEEMKKVTVQTVRDALISKKVESREQDNAPLSDDFPEDENEEDFDNRMRAQILKKRRELGDVCPHETSKADKPHHKDKELSDRRSNIEHRRDTEDDDQEHELQKAKKLSLKKKGAGSEASAERMSKADANLQLLNPAEQERHLQKQKKRRLQGREDETLAKLQKFKSSFLSKNLATNHVEEKNPSTDKAEKEDEEEDDYKGWHTNLLSFLPSSSKDGMTRKDDPDDYVVVDPLLEKGKEKFNKMQAKLKRREREWAGRSLT